The Arsenophonus sp. genome contains a region encoding:
- the rpmE gene encoding 50S ribosomal protein L31 — protein sequence MKKNIHPKYKKIVAICSCGNKIITKSTIKSNINLDVCNNCHPFYTGKQRDLIIRGKMNKFKKHFQIPIIK from the coding sequence ATGAAAAAAAATATTCATCCAAAATATAAAAAAATAGTAGCTATTTGTTCATGTGGAAATAAAATAATTACTAAATCTACAATAAAATCTAATATCAATTTAGATGTATGTAATAATTGTCATCCTTTTTATACAGGAAAACAACGAGATTTAATTATTAGAGGAAAAATGAATAAATTTAAAAAACATTTTCAAATACCTATTATTAAATAA
- the ribA gene encoding GTP cyclohydrolase II produces MRIKYITDAKLPTPYGEFLIVGFEEIKNKKNHIALLYGNIKEKNPILSRIHSECLTGDALFSVRCDCGFQLKAALKQIAKEGRGILLYHRQEGRNIGLLNKIKAYSLQDQGLDTVEANLKLGFKADERDFTICADMYKLLGIRSIKLLTNNPLKLKIIKKAGINVIERIPLIVGKNPENTDYLNVKAKKLGHILPYTNKNK; encoded by the coding sequence ATGAGAATTAAGTACATAACAGATGCAAAATTGCCTACTCCATATGGAGAATTTTTAATTGTTGGGTTTGAAGAAATAAAGAATAAAAAAAATCATATAGCACTTTTATATGGAAATATAAAAGAAAAAAATCCAATTTTATCGAGAATTCACTCAGAATGTTTAACAGGAGATGCACTATTTAGTGTACGTTGTGATTGTGGATTTCAATTAAAAGCAGCATTAAAACAAATTGCAAAAGAAGGAAGAGGAATATTATTATATCATCGTCAAGAAGGAAGAAACATTGGATTATTAAATAAAATTAAAGCTTATTCTTTACAAGATCAAGGATTAGACACAGTAGAAGCAAATTTAAAATTAGGTTTTAAAGCTGACGAAAGAGATTTCACTATTTGTGCTGATATGTATAAATTGTTAGGAATTCGATCAATTAAATTACTAACGAATAATCCTTTAAAACTAAAAATAATAAAAAAAGCAGGAATTAATGTAATAGAAAGAATACCTTTAATAGTCGGTAAAAATCCAGAAAATACTGACTATCTCAATGTAAAAGCGAAAAAATTAGGTCATATCTTACCCTACACAAATAAAAATAAATAA